A region of Geobacillus sp. 46C-IIa DNA encodes the following proteins:
- a CDS encoding Na+/H+ antiporter subunit E: MAQQLLLNVILAFVWMFLADSFSGSSFVIGYLLGLGILFVLRRYFSTTFYVVPLFVIGKLALIFIKELLLANWAVLKIVLSPSLNMKPCIFALPLEVKKDWEITLLSSLITLTPGTFVIDVSDDKKEIYIHTIDAPDVDEAVRQIKTSFEKTILEVSR, from the coding sequence ATGGCGCAACAATTGCTGCTCAACGTGATATTGGCATTCGTTTGGATGTTTCTTGCTGATTCGTTTAGCGGATCATCGTTTGTCATTGGATACCTCCTTGGTTTAGGCATCCTTTTTGTGCTGCGAAGATATTTCTCGACGACGTTTTATGTCGTACCGTTGTTTGTGATTGGAAAGCTGGCGCTCATTTTCATCAAAGAATTGTTGTTGGCCAACTGGGCTGTTTTGAAGATTGTTCTTTCCCCGTCGCTCAACATGAAGCCTTGCATTTTCGCCCTTCCGCTCGAAGTGAAAAAAGACTGGGAAATTACGCTGTTGTCCAGCTTGATTACATTGACGCCCGGGACGTTTGTGATCGACGTCTCTGATGACAAGAAAGAGATTTATATTCATACGATTGATGCTCCGGATGTGGATGAAGCCGTCCGGCAAATCAAGACATCGTTT